The Glycine soja cultivar W05 chromosome 3, ASM419377v2, whole genome shotgun sequence genome window below encodes:
- the LOC114407010 gene encoding WAT1-related protein At2g37460-like — MAGDKQKLFNRLKPFIGVVFLQFGYAGMDILSKAALNKGMSNYVFVVYRHVFAFVVMAPFALILEKKVRPKMTFSIFMKIMILSLLEPVIDQNLYFLGMKYTTATFAVSMYNVLPAITFVMAWILRLEKVKLKSIRSQAKVVGTLATVVGAMVMTLIKGPILDLFGTHASSTHNQQNGGVNLQHAIKGSVMITIGCFSCACFMILQAITIEAYPAELSLTAWICLLGTVEGGVVALVMERKNLSAWSLQWDTKLLAAVYSGIVCSGMAYYIQGAVMKDRGPVFVTTFNPLCMVIVAIMGSFFLAEIMYLGRVVGAIVIILGLYLVVWGKSNDYESSNSITKKHTLPSKQTVEEEHSNHDVITLSNLGAGNIVRDEQV; from the exons ATGGCTGGTGATAAACAAAAACTCTTTAACAGACTGAAGCCATTCATAGGTGTAGTGTTCTTACAGTTTGGATATGCTGGTATGGATATTCTATCCAAAGCTGCACTGAACAAGGGAATGAGTAACTATGTATTTGTCGTGTACCGTCATGTTTTTGCCTTTGTTGTCATGGCCCCTTTTGCACTGATCTTGGAGaa GAAAGTAAGGCCGAAGATGACATTTTCAATCTTCATGAAGATAATGATTCTCAGCTTGCTAGA GCCTGTTATTGaccaaaatttgtattttttgggCATGAAGTACACCACAGCAACCTTTGCTGTTTCCATGTACAATGTCCTCCCTGCCATTACCTTTGTCATGGCTTGGATTCTTAG GCTTGAGAAGGTAAAACTAAAAAGTATACGCAGTCAAGCAAAGGTGGTAGGGACTTTAGCCACTGTTGTAGGTGCCATGGTCATGACCCTGATAAAGGGCCCAATACTTGATCTTTTTGGAACACACGCAAGTAGTACCCACAACCAGCAAAATGGTGGGGTGAATCTTCAACATGCAATAAAGGGATCAGTGATGATCACAATTGGCTGCTTTAGTTGCGCTTGTTTCATGATTCTCCAA GCTATTACCATTGAAGCCTACCCTGCTGAGCTCTCTCTTACAGCATGGATATGCCTATTGGGAACAGTTGAAGGTGGCGTAGTGGCACTGGTTATGGAAAGGAAGAATCTTTCTGCTTGGTCTCTTCAATGGGATACAAAACTGCTTGCTGCTGTTTACAGT GGCATAGTTTGCTCGGGAATGGCTTATTACATCCAAGGAGCAGTGATGAAAGATAGAGGCCCGGTCTTTGTAACAACTTTTAACCCTCTCTGCATGGTCATTGTGGCTATCATGGGCTCCTTCTTTCTGGCTGAAATAATGTACCTTGGGAG GGTGGTTGGAGctattgtaattattttagGACTGTATCTTGTGGTGTGGGGTAAAAGCAATGACTACGAGTCATCAAATTCAATTACTAAAAAGCATACATTGCCATCCAAGCAAACAGTAGAGGAGGAGCATTCTAATCATGATGTCATCACTCTCAGTAACTTAGGCGCGGGAAACATAGTTCGAGATGAACAAGTATGA